GAACTCCCCCGTATCAACAATTGCTTTATGGGAAGCATTGTTCTTGTTCACGCATATACCTAACATTGCTGGAGTAATATTGACACGAGTCAACCAGTCCAACGCCATGAAGTTCACCTTTTCATTGAGATGTGTTCCAAGAATGGTCTGTGCCCAAGGAAGACAAAAAAGATTCTTTTGTTCAAATATGCGTTTCATGTTGCTCCTCCTGCATTCTGTCTCAGCATAAAGACAAATCTCAGCCGCGGTGGGATGCCTTCGGCTGTAAACGATTTGTCCGGCCGCTATATTTCTATTGTTCCTTTAAGGTATGTTATCGCGCGTCCTCCGATAGCGACTCTTGTTCCCTTATGTTCACAAAACAGCTCACCCCCGCGCTTTGAGAGCTGAAAAGCGTAAAGATCTTTTTTGCCCAACCGCTCTGCCCAGTATGGAACAAGCGTGCAATGCGCTGATCCCGTCACGGGATCTTCTGGAATGCCCGCGCCCGGGGCGAAAAAGCGTGAGACGAAGTCGGATTTTCTTCCCGGGGCCGTGACAATCACTGCAAAATATTCCAGTTGGGACACGGCATCAAGATCGGGTTTCATTGTTCTGATGGTATCTTCATCATCAAATACGGCCATCAGGTCCCGCGAAGAGAGAACTTCCGATGGCGCCGACCCCAGTATGGCATCGATTTTTTCAGGTCGCACACAACCTGTGGGCTTCCGCGATGGGAAATCCAGAAACAGCAGAGCATCTCTTCGCTCTACGGATAGATTCCCGCTCTTTGTCATAAATTCCACACGTTCCGCATCTGGATCAACGAATTCGAAGATGACGTGACCACTTGCCAAAGTTGCATGGCCACATAAATCGATTTCGACCTCCGGTGTAAACCAACGTAAATCATAATGGTCATTTTGCCGGACGAGGAATGCTGTCTCGGGTAAATTATTCTCTGCCGCTATTGTCTGCATAACTGTGTCATCGAGCCATTTGTCCAGCAGGCAGACACCTGCGGGATTTCCCGAAAAAACATGACTGGCGAACGCGTCAATCTGGTAAAAGGGTATTTTTTTCATGTTATCCATCTGCTCAACAGAAAGCTGTGCGGGGCAGCTGTTTTTCGTCCGTACCAGCGTTTTGTGTACGCCCGGCACGGGCGTGAACTTATGGGAAAATATGGAAAATATGGGGACATCTACCATATTCTTTCTTTTGTAAATACGGGAAATGTCCTTATATTCCCCAAATTCTTTGATAATGCGGCATCCTTGATGGCCACGCCGTATTGCTCCTGATAGTTCCTTGCGTTTTTCCACTCGGGGGACGCTTGAATACGATCGAGGAACCCGATTCTCTGCGTGATATTAGTGGCTAGACGTGAATAGATTTCCTGTCTTACTTTGCGTATTTCTGCCTGTCTTTCCATGTTCTTTTGATACATGTAACCAAAAAGAAGGGCAGCTGCACTGATAATAGCAGCTACTAACGGGACTAACTTCTCGAATTTCTGCATATCCGTACCTCCTTTTCCTTGCCCAACGCTCCAAGCTGAGGGGCGGCAACGCTAGGAGCCGTCCCTCTCCAGCGCCTCGTTAGGCATTGATTTTGATTGCTCTCGAAAAATACCACGCTGCACTTATTAGCCCCAAAAACCAAAACACATGTTGTAAGGCAGCGATGTAACCAAGAGTTATTGAGGTTGTCCAGTTGAACAAAGACATTTCGTACACATCAAACACGGTTGATTTGTCTAGATTCGTCCCGGAATCGATACGGAGTAAGACGGATGGAATAGATGCAAGAAGGTATGAACTGCAAATAAGGGCAAAACCAACGAAGGTAACTACACAAATAACTGGAAACACGAGTTTCTTTTGCACCCCGTCCTTAACTAAGTAGCCAAGAGCCCCCAAGATGGCTGTTTCTATTCCTGACATCCAGGTTGCCCAATCCTTCATTAAGTCCATTGCGTCCTTTACTCTGTCTGGATGCACAACCATTTTTGTGGAGAAACGCCAGCTTGGGTCAAAATAAAAGGTACCAATAATAAATACTACTGAAAGACCTAGCGGTAACAAATTCCATCTGCTCATATTCTTGCCCTTACGGATGATCCTTGCAGAATGTTAATGATGCTGCAAGCAAGTAGTAATGGAAAATATGGAAAATATGGAAAATATGGGAAAATATGGGGACATCTCCCATATTTTTTTCTTTTGGAAATACGGGAAGTGTCCGCATATTCCACATATTCCATATTCTCCCAGTCGTTGACGATCCGCCGGATGCGCTAACGCATTACCGCGGCATCAGTGCGAACACACCCCAGCCCAGGTATTCACGCGTGTAAGCGGCGTAGCGCTCTGGTTCCGAGGTCAGTTGGGCTCGAACCTCTTTGGCTAACTCGTCGTCGGGATTGGCTTCAAGCCATCGGTGCATGGTGAGCCATTTGGCCGCCTCGTATCTATCCCAGCCGTCTTGGTCAGCCAGAACCATTTCAACGACGTCGTAGCCAAGGCGGCCGAAAGACGCGAGAAGTTCCGGGAGCATGAGAAAGTCGGAAATTGAGTTGGCAAGACACCCCTTGGCAACATCTTCCGTCGGTGGTAACTGCCGCCAGTAGGGCTCGCCGATGAGGATGATCCCTCCGGTGCGCAGGCTCCGCGCCAGAAGCTCGATGCTGCCGGCGACTCCACCGGCGATCCAAGTGGCACCGACACAGGCTGCCACACTGGCCTTCTCGTCAGAGACATAGCCGGCAGCATCGCCATGGATGAACTTGACTTGATCGGCAACGCCGAGTTCTGCAGCACGGAGTTTCGCTTGCTCGGTGAACAACTGGCTCATGTCGATGCCGGTGCCGATGATGCCGTGATCGCGTGCCCAGGTGCACAGCATCTCCCCCGAACCGCTGCCGAGGTCGAGCACTCGGGCCCCCGATTCCAGACGCAGCGCCGCGCCGAGAGTGGCAAGCTTTTCGGGTGTGATCGGGTTGTGGATGCGGTGAGCACTTTCAGTGATGTTGAATATCCGCGGGATGTCCATTGTGAAAAATCTCCTTACGGGTGTGAAAAGATTCGGTCAGGGCCTAACGAAAAGCTCAGTGGGAGGCGGCTGTTTCGGCAATCCACTGCAGCGCCTTGTGTACGCCCGGCACGTGGGAAAATATGGGGAAAATATGGGGACATCTCCCATATTCTTTCTTTTGGGAATACGGGAAGTGTCCCCACATTCCTAACGAGAGCCTTCAGCAACGGGATTTCAAATTCCATGAAGTTCAGACTCATTCCATTTTCCTTGCGTCGCTTTCATCGTGTAGACCACCTAATTTCGGTCTTATAAAACCGCTTCCATTGAATTTAATTACAAAAAAAACCTTTACATAGGGTAGGTTAACTGTCAAACAAAAATGATTTATACGCATGTTATGAAGAAGGGCGGATTGGGCGTCAGAAGTCCGCTGGACACATTGTGACGGTGCCTGCGAAATGCTGAAGCAGCCTCTGCAGGCCGTCGGATTTTCTTGTCAGACAAACACCGGCAAAGGTAAGTTTTGCCGTCTGACAAAAAAAAGGGGGAGACGCTGATAGAAACACTTTCGAACACGTGTTAGGTTGCCTCAACTGAGTGATCCTGGACATCGTTTTGAGGTCCGGTGAACTTTGTACCCTATACGCCAGTACAGTCAAAGGAAAGGATTGGAGGAGGTTAAAATCATGAATTCTCGGACAGGGGAAACGGGTGTCAGTGTTACGTCGGGAGAGGAATGCCGGGCTATTTTCAGCCAGGCCATCGGGGAAAACCGCACCTACCTGATGGAGCATGAATGCAAGGAAATCCTTGAAAATATGGGAATAGCCACAACGGGTTACCTGGTTGCCGGTTCCGAGGATGAAGCCGTGGAGATGAGCAACACGCTGGGCTATCCCGTGGTCTTGAAAATCGTCTCTCCGGATGTGGTTCACAAAACCGATTCGGGCGGGGTCAAATTGAATCTGACCAGTGAGGATGGCGTCCGATCCGCCTATCGGGAGATCGTCGGGGCGTTCAAATATCAGCATATTATCGGTGTTGCCGTCCAGAGAATGGCTGTGCCCGGAGTTGAGGCGATTATCGGCGTCACCCGTGATCCCAACTTCGGTCCCGTTCTGATGTTCGGCCTCGGGGGGATTTTTGTGGAAGTCCTCAAGGATGTCACCTTCCGGGTGCTGCCCGTGACGCCTCGGGATATCGACGAGATGATCCAGGAAATCAAGGGATACCCCCTCCTGAAAGGCTACCGTGGGCAGGCGGTGGATCTCGACGCCCTCAAGGCCCTGCTGCTCAAGATTTCCGAATTGGTCCTGACCTTCCCGGAAATCCGGGAACTGGATCTCAACCCGGTTTTCCTCTATCCACAGGGAAACATGGCCGTCGATGCCCGGATGTTTGTCAGCCCGGCGCCGGAAACGGCTTCCCAACCGTCAGCGGGGAATTCCGTGGACCAGATCCGGACCCTCTTCTATCCGGAGAGCATTGCGGTGCTCGGGGCGACCAGCGCCGAGGGGAAACTGGGCTATAATGTCTTCCGCAATCTGCTTTTTCACAAGTTTGCGGGAAAACTCTATCCCATCAACCCGAGAAGCGAGTCTGTTCAGGGGGTGAAGGCTTACCGGAGCATCTCCGATGTTCCCGATCCGGTGGATCTGGCGATTGTCCTGGTACCGGCCTCAACCGCCGTTGCCGCGGTTGAAGAATGCTGCAAAAAAGGCGTGAAGATCATCGTCGTGGAAACGGCTGGATTCGCCGAAACCGGCGAGGACGGCAAGGCCGCCCAGGAGAAAATCCGGCAGATCATCAAGGCTCACGGATGCCGGCTGCTGGGACCCAACTGCTCCGGCGTCATCAACACCCATGTGGGCAACTGTCAATCCATCGGGCTGGTGGAGGAACTGGAAAAGGGAAACATCGGGATGACCGCCCAGGCCGGCGTTTATGCGGCGGGGATCCTCACGGGACTTCGCCACGTGATGAATTTCGGGATTGTCGCCACCATCGGGAACAAGATGGACATCAGTGAAACGGACATTCTGGAATATCTCGGCAGCGACGATCACATCGATGTCGTGGCCATGTACATGGAGGACGTGAAGAGCGGTCGACGGTTCATCGATGTCGCCAGTGAGGTTACGAAAAAGAAACCGGTCATCGCCCTGAAGGGCGGTCGTACGGCGGCAGGGACGAAGGTCGTCTCCTCCCACACGGCTTCCCTGGCCGGCAACGACGAAATCAACAGCGCCGCCTTCCGGCAGAGCGGGATCATCCGGGCCCGCGATAATGAGCACATGTTCGGCTTGCTCAAGGCCTTTGCCCGTCAGCCCCTTCCCAAAAGTGAGGGCATCCTGGTGATTACCTATACCGGTTCGCTGGGGGTCGCGGCCACAGATACCCTTTATCTCAATGGAATGCGTCTGGCCGACCTGGAACCCGAGCTGAAGGAGCGCCTCAAGCGAATCCTTCCGGATTATGTCACCTCATTGAATCCCGTTGATTATTCCTTCAGCATGGATGCCGAGCAACTGCGGAAAACGATTGAACTCGGCATTGCCAGCGAGGATGTGGGCGGTATCATCGTGGTCCTACAGGGAGAAATCCTGGGGTCCTTCGTGGATACCCTGAGTTCGATCGATTATAAGGGAAAACCCGTTCTGAGCTGCGTGGCCGTCAAGGAATTCATGATGGAAGACGTGATCCGCATGGAAAAGGCGGGCTTCCCCGTTTATTCCACCGTGGAAATGGCGGCGGAGATCCTGGCCGACATGTATCGGTACGGACAGAGAAAAGATCGACAAGCACAAGCCTAGTCTCATTTGTGCTTCTCTTCCCTTCCGCCGGTTTCCTCCCAAACCGGCGGAAGGCCCTTTCCTTTATTCAAGCGGAAAAATCCAGGGGGCGACGGACCGCTGGCCGTGAATCTTTACGGAAAGAGCGGGTTCAGAAGGGCTCTGGCCTGGGCGACATCCTGGCGAATCTGGTTTGCCAGGGACTCCGGGCTGTCAAAACGGATCTCTTCCCGGATTCGGTCGACGAAGAAGATTTCCAGTTCCTCTCCGTAAAGGTCCTCCGAAAAATCCAGGATGTGAAGTTCCACTGTCTGTTTTTCATTATCAAAGGTCGGATTGCGTCCGATATTCAGAACGCCCTGGTAACGGCTTCCCATCCGTTCGGCAAGAACAGCGTAAACGCCCTCGGGGGGCAGAAGTTCCTTCTCCGGATCCAGGTTGGCCGTGGGAAATCCCAGTTCGGTCCCGCGCTGGTACCCGCCGGTTACGCGTCCTTTGACATTATAGGGTCGTCCCAGGAGAGCCCCTGCCGTTTTCACATCCCCCTCACAGATCGAGTTGCGGATCCGGGTGCTGCTGATGATGATCTCGCCCACCTTGACGGCGTTGGTCACATCCACCTGAAAGCCGAGTTTCTTCCCGAAGCGGGCCAGAAATTCCTCGCTTCCTTCCTTCCCCCGCCCGAAGGTGTAATCATGGCCGATGAAGATTTTCCGGATCCTCAACTGTTCCCAGAGAATCCCGCAGACGAAGTCCTTTGCCGTCGTCTTCGA
This genomic interval from Syntrophus gentianae contains the following:
- a CDS encoding PhzF family phenazine biosynthesis protein is translated as MKKIPFYQIDAFASHVFSGNPAGVCLLDKWLDDTVMQTIAAENNLPETAFLVRQNDHYDLRWFTPEVEIDLCGHATLASGHVIFEFVDPDAERVEFMTKSGNLSVERRDALLFLDFPSRKPTGCVRPEKIDAILGSAPSEVLSSRDLMAVFDDEDTIRTMKPDLDAVSQLEYFAVIVTAPGRKSDFVSRFFAPGAGIPEDPVTGSAHCTLVPYWAERLGKKDLYAFQLSKRGGELFCEHKGTRVAIGGRAITYLKGTIEI
- a CDS encoding SAM-dependent methyltransferase, producing MDIPRIFNITESAHRIHNPITPEKLATLGAALRLESGARVLDLGSGSGEMLCTWARDHGIIGTGIDMSQLFTEQAKLRAAELGVADQVKFIHGDAAGYVSDEKASVAACVGATWIAGGVAGSIELLARSLRTGGIILIGEPYWRQLPPTEDVAKGCLANSISDFLMLPELLASFGRLGYDVVEMVLADQDGWDRYEAAKWLTMHRWLEANPDDELAKEVRAQLTSEPERYAAYTREYLGWGVFALMPR
- a CDS encoding acetate--CoA ligase family protein, encoding MNSRTGETGVSVTSGEECRAIFSQAIGENRTYLMEHECKEILENMGIATTGYLVAGSEDEAVEMSNTLGYPVVLKIVSPDVVHKTDSGGVKLNLTSEDGVRSAYREIVGAFKYQHIIGVAVQRMAVPGVEAIIGVTRDPNFGPVLMFGLGGIFVEVLKDVTFRVLPVTPRDIDEMIQEIKGYPLLKGYRGQAVDLDALKALLLKISELVLTFPEIRELDLNPVFLYPQGNMAVDARMFVSPAPETASQPSAGNSVDQIRTLFYPESIAVLGATSAEGKLGYNVFRNLLFHKFAGKLYPINPRSESVQGVKAYRSISDVPDPVDLAIVLVPASTAVAAVEECCKKGVKIIVVETAGFAETGEDGKAAQEKIRQIIKAHGCRLLGPNCSGVINTHVGNCQSIGLVEELEKGNIGMTAQAGVYAAGILTGLRHVMNFGIVATIGNKMDISETDILEYLGSDDHIDVVAMYMEDVKSGRRFIDVASEVTKKKPVIALKGGRTAAGTKVVSSHTASLAGNDEINSAAFRQSGIIRARDNEHMFGLLKAFARQPLPKSEGILVITYTGSLGVAATDTLYLNGMRLADLEPELKERLKRILPDYVTSLNPVDYSFSMDAEQLRKTIELGIASEDVGGIIVVLQGEILGSFVDTLSSIDYKGKPVLSCVAVKEFMMEDVIRMEKAGFPVYSTVEMAAEILADMYRYGQRKDRQAQA
- a CDS encoding bifunctional riboflavin kinase/FAD synthetase, giving the protein MKIINGFDNVSEEFKGAVATIGNFDGVHLGHQQIFRKIVQEARQYQSKAVVITFDPHPKSILHPEKRPFYLLTTVEEKLKLIESLEIDAVMLIPFSLEFSKTTAKDFVCGILWEQLRIRKIFIGHDYTFGRGKEGSEEFLARFGKKLGFQVDVTNAVKVGEIIISSTRIRNSICEGDVKTAGALLGRPYNVKGRVTGGYQRGTELGFPTANLDPEKELLPPEGVYAVLAERMGSRYQGVLNIGRNPTFDNEKQTVELHILDFSEDLYGEELEIFFVDRIREEIRFDSPESLANQIRQDVAQARALLNPLFP